From a single Glycine soja cultivar W05 chromosome 19, ASM419377v2, whole genome shotgun sequence genomic region:
- the LOC114399747 gene encoding uncharacterized protein LOC114399747, giving the protein MEMKREIITKEEEHKEDSMHTIVFTAGTFLLMVCLKHFLVEQWRAWVFLILNVILLAILFMSMRPAKLEDHSSGSEISVEEVKSDNNKLEKKRSRETEEGKDCYTKQCCSSTSSSTYVHVENEKEEDEEEEEEEEEQVPVLSKEELNERVEAFIAMFRQHLISDVKQAENFSLHKIEVSCC; this is encoded by the coding sequence ATGGAGATGAAGAGAGAGATTATTACCAAGGAGGAAGAGCACAAGGAGGATAGCATGCACACTATAGTGTTCACAGCAGGTACATTTCTTCTGATGGTGTGTCTAAAGCACTTTCTAGTTGAGCAATGGCGTGCTTGGGTTTTCCTCATCCTCAATGTCATTTTGTTAGCCATTTTATTCATGTCTATGAGGCCAGCCAAGCTGGAGGATCACAGTTCAGGAAGTGAAATCAGTGTTGAAGAAGTGAAAAGTgacaataataaattagagaaaaagAGGTCTCGAGAAACTGAGGAAGGAAAAGATTGCTACACAAAACAATGTTGTAGTAGTACTAGTAGTAGTACTTATGTTCATgttgagaatgaaaaagaagaggatgaggaagaggaagaggaggaggaagagcaGGTTCCAGTGCTGTCCAAGGAGGAATTGAATGAGAGGGTGGAGGCTTTCATTGCCATGTTTAGGCAGCATTTGATCTCTGATGTCAAACAAGCTGAAAATTTCAGTCTCCACAAGATTGAAGTGTCTTGCTGTTGA